A stretch of the Polynucleobacter tropicus genome encodes the following:
- the ssb gene encoding single-stranded DNA-binding protein — MASVNKVIIVGNVGRDPETRYMPSGDAVTNISVATSDRYKDKQTGEMKETTEWHRVAFFGKLAEIAGQYLKKGSQVYVEGRLRTRKWTDASGQEKYSTEIVAETMQMLGGKPVGGGDSGESYSRSKSAEQPAPAASNAASLGAMDDDIPF, encoded by the coding sequence ATGGCTTCGGTAAATAAGGTCATCATCGTAGGTAACGTAGGGCGCGATCCAGAAACGCGTTATATGCCAAGCGGCGACGCAGTTACCAATATTTCAGTAGCAACATCAGATCGCTACAAAGATAAGCAAACAGGTGAAATGAAAGAAACCACGGAATGGCATCGCGTTGCATTCTTTGGAAAGCTTGCGGAGATCGCAGGTCAATATCTTAAAAAAGGTTCACAGGTTTACGTAGAGGGTCGTTTACGTACGCGTAAATGGACGGATGCGAGTGGTCAAGAAAAGTACTCCACAGAAATCGTTGCTGAAACTATGCAAATGCTTGGTGGCAAGCCAGTTGGCGGTGGCGATAGTGGCGAGAGCTATAGTCGTTCTAAGTCTGCTGAGCAGCCGGCTCCAGCCGCTTCTAATGCCGCCTCATTGGGTGCAATGGATGACGATATTCCGTTTTAA
- the queF gene encoding NADPH-dependent 7-cyano-7-deazaguanine reductase QueF (Catalyzes the NADPH-dependent reduction of 7-cyano-7-deazaguanine (preQ0) to 7-aminomethyl-7-deazaguanine (preQ1) in queuosine biosynthesis), which yields MATLSLGQTTQYPDQYDPSLLFPIPRAENRAKLGLKEGQALPFVGVDIWNAFELGWLNKKGKPQIALAEFQIPADSPNMIESKSLKLYLNSLNNARLEDEGELRELLIKDLSAIAGSKITTRIQATEAVAKKGMQEMGGVLLDRLDIEVDPSTPADPSLLGVNESFGPIEQCLVSHLLKSNCPVTGQPDWASVQIRYQGRPILEEGLLRYLIGFRQLGEFHEHCVETIFTDIKRQCKPEKLSVYARYTRRGGLDINPFRTDHNSPWPDNIRHARQ from the coding sequence ATGGCAACACTCTCACTTGGGCAAACAACCCAATATCCAGATCAATACGATCCAAGTTTGCTTTTCCCTATTCCTAGAGCAGAAAATCGCGCCAAACTTGGTCTAAAAGAAGGTCAAGCGCTGCCATTCGTTGGTGTTGATATTTGGAATGCTTTTGAACTCGGCTGGCTTAATAAAAAAGGGAAGCCTCAAATCGCACTTGCTGAATTTCAGATTCCAGCTGATTCACCCAACATGATTGAATCTAAGTCGCTCAAGCTTTACCTCAACAGCCTAAACAACGCGCGCCTTGAAGATGAAGGCGAGCTTCGTGAATTACTCATTAAAGATCTTTCAGCTATTGCGGGAAGCAAGATCACCACACGCATTCAAGCAACCGAAGCTGTAGCCAAAAAAGGCATGCAAGAAATGGGTGGCGTTCTGTTAGACAGACTGGATATTGAGGTAGATCCATCCACACCAGCAGACCCAAGCTTATTGGGCGTTAATGAATCTTTTGGGCCAATCGAACAATGCCTGGTTTCTCATTTACTGAAATCGAACTGCCCTGTTACAGGACAACCGGATTGGGCTAGCGTCCAAATTCGATATCAAGGTCGCCCCATTCTTGAAGAAGGCTTATTGCGTTACCTGATTGGCTTTAGACAATTGGGTGAATTTCATGAGCACTGCGTTGAAACAATCTTTACTGATATCAAGCGGCAATGCAAGCCAGAAAAATTATCCGTGTACGCACGCTACACACGTCGTGGCGGTCTAGATATCAATCCATTCAGAACAGATCACAACTCACCTTGGCCAGATAATATTCGCCATGCTCGGCAATAA
- the ubiE gene encoding bifunctional demethylmenaquinone methyltransferase/2-methoxy-6-polyprenyl-1,4-benzoquinol methylase UbiE: MSKTHFGYQSVDEAEKAGKVAEVFHSVANKYDVMNDMMSFGLHRVWKKITIARANVRPGQKILDIAGGTGDLAAAFAKATQWGSNPDAQVWLSDINASMLGVGRDRLLDRGIAIPCVQFDAEKIPFPNNHFDVVTVAFGLRNMTHKEVALGEMCRVIKPGGRVLVLEFSKPDAFLQPVYDAYSFKVLPWLGEKIAQDSESYRYLAESIRMHPDAETLKQMMLDVGFDEVETHRMTGGIVALHIGIKY, from the coding sequence ATGAGTAAAACCCACTTTGGTTACCAAAGCGTTGATGAGGCAGAAAAAGCTGGCAAGGTAGCGGAGGTATTTCACTCGGTTGCCAATAAATATGATGTCATGAATGACATGATGTCGTTCGGCTTGCATCGAGTCTGGAAAAAAATTACGATTGCACGCGCCAACGTGCGCCCTGGTCAAAAGATATTAGATATCGCTGGTGGTACGGGTGACCTTGCTGCAGCATTTGCTAAAGCGACGCAATGGGGCAGCAATCCGGATGCTCAAGTTTGGTTAAGTGATATCAATGCTTCAATGCTTGGCGTTGGCCGTGATCGTTTATTGGATCGTGGTATTGCGATACCTTGTGTGCAATTTGATGCGGAGAAAATCCCTTTTCCCAATAATCACTTTGACGTGGTGACTGTGGCATTTGGTTTGCGCAATATGACCCATAAGGAAGTTGCTCTTGGTGAGATGTGCCGAGTGATTAAACCGGGTGGACGTGTTTTGGTATTGGAATTTTCTAAGCCAGATGCGTTTTTACAGCCCGTGTATGACGCTTACTCATTTAAGGTCTTGCCTTGGTTGGGCGAAAAAATTGCGCAAGACTCAGAAAGCTATCGTTATTTGGCCGAATCGATTCGCATGCATCCGGATGCGGAAACCCTTAAGCAAATGATGTTAGATGTCGGTTTTGATGAAGTAGAAACCCACAGAATGACTGGGGGTATCGTTGCCTTACATATTGGTATTAAATACTGA
- the ilvA gene encoding threonine ammonia-lyase, biosynthetic, translating into MATNYLKKILSARVYDVARETELQVAPELSKRLGSQVLLKREDNQPVFSFKLRGAYNKMAHLTPEALKRGVIAASAGNHAQGVALAASKMKCKAVIVMPVTTPSVKIDAVKARGGSWVEIILHGESYSDAFKHSEVVAKKRGLTFVHPFDDPDVIAGQGTIAQEIFAQYSDPIDAVFVAIGGGGLIAGIGEYVKAVSPKTKVIGVQASDSDAMNQSLKANKRIEMKDVGLFSDGTAVKLVGKETFRICKKVVDEIVTVDTDEICAAINDVFTDTRSILEPAGALAIAGMKKYVEKKRIKRKTLVAVACGANMNFSRLRFVAERADVGEFREAVFAVTIPEERGSFKRFCELLGKRNVTEFNYRIGDQKEAHIFVGISTQKAGDSDAIAKHFRKAKFATIDLTHDELAKSHLRHMVGGHSALAKDELLYRFEFPERPGALMKFLTSMAPNWNISLFHYRNHGADYGRILVGIQVPKNEQKKFQKFLATLGYPHWDESNNPAYRLFLK; encoded by the coding sequence ATGGCAACAAATTATTTAAAGAAAATTTTATCGGCTCGCGTCTATGACGTAGCAAGAGAAACTGAGCTTCAGGTCGCTCCAGAATTAAGCAAACGTTTGGGCAGCCAAGTTTTGCTAAAAAGAGAGGATAACCAGCCGGTTTTCTCATTCAAGCTTCGGGGCGCCTACAACAAAATGGCGCATTTGACGCCAGAAGCCTTAAAACGCGGGGTAATTGCTGCTTCAGCAGGCAACCATGCTCAAGGCGTCGCCTTGGCGGCGTCAAAAATGAAGTGCAAGGCCGTCATTGTGATGCCGGTAACCACACCAAGCGTCAAAATTGACGCCGTCAAAGCCAGAGGTGGATCTTGGGTAGAAATCATCCTGCATGGCGAATCCTATAGTGATGCCTTTAAGCATTCGGAAGTGGTGGCAAAAAAACGCGGCCTTACCTTTGTTCATCCCTTTGATGATCCGGATGTTATTGCCGGTCAAGGCACCATCGCTCAAGAAATTTTTGCTCAATATTCAGATCCCATTGATGCTGTATTTGTCGCTATCGGTGGTGGCGGATTAATTGCTGGCATTGGCGAATACGTTAAAGCTGTTAGCCCAAAAACAAAAGTGATCGGAGTTCAAGCATCCGACTCTGACGCCATGAATCAATCACTCAAAGCAAATAAACGCATTGAGATGAAAGACGTTGGATTGTTTTCAGATGGCACCGCTGTCAAATTGGTTGGTAAAGAAACTTTCCGTATCTGCAAAAAAGTAGTCGATGAAATCGTTACGGTTGATACCGACGAAATCTGCGCAGCAATTAATGATGTCTTTACCGATACCCGCAGCATCCTTGAGCCTGCAGGCGCCTTGGCTATTGCCGGCATGAAAAAGTATGTCGAGAAAAAACGGATTAAGAGGAAAACACTTGTAGCGGTAGCTTGTGGTGCCAATATGAACTTTAGTCGTCTGCGCTTTGTTGCAGAGCGCGCTGATGTTGGTGAATTCCGTGAGGCAGTATTTGCAGTCACTATTCCAGAAGAGCGTGGATCATTTAAGCGCTTCTGCGAATTACTTGGCAAGCGAAATGTTACGGAGTTTAACTATCGTATTGGCGATCAAAAAGAGGCTCACATTTTTGTTGGCATTAGCACTCAAAAAGCGGGCGATAGCGATGCAATCGCAAAGCATTTCCGCAAAGCGAAATTCGCAACCATCGACCTTACTCATGACGAATTAGCAAAATCTCATTTACGCCATATGGTGGGTGGTCATTCAGCACTTGCTAAAGATGAGCTGCTTTATCGCTTTGAATTCCCTGAGCGCCCAGGCGCACTCATGAAATTCTTGACTAGCATGGCGCCGAACTGGAACATCAGCCTGTTCCACTACCGCAATCACGGCGCAGACTATGGGCGCATTTTGGTCGGCATTCAAGTCCCAAAAAATGAGCAAAAGAAATTCCAGAAATTCTTGGCAACTCTAGGCTATCCACACTGGGATGAAAGCAATAACCCTGCTTATCGCTTATTCTTGAAATAA
- a CDS encoding MFS transporter: MNPSELRSTLALAGIFGLRMLGLFLLLPVFSIHARGLPGGEHALWVGLTLGIFNIVQACFYIPLGRLSDRIGRKPVVLWGLSLFVAGALICAAQDDLLWIAIGRGVMGAGAVSAAISAWVADLTREQVRTRAMALVGGSIALSFALSLVIAAPIYRLISLSGIFIVLAILGVAAMLVTHFVLPSNKPEVNIQQASLREVFLRPELMRLNLGVFVLHATQVAMFLVVPRLLVQAGLPLASHWEIYLPVVLLSFFFMAPILIFGEKKQKLRTILLLAIVLLLIAEFLFTNTSSVISIAIALLIYFVGFNLLEALQPSLVSRFAKESKGTALGVYNTTQSIGLFSGATVGGYLMDSHGDLSVFVMGAVLLVCWLIIAWSMGEMPPKSKDSK, from the coding sequence ATGAATCCTTCTGAACTTCGCTCCACTCTCGCTTTAGCAGGCATTTTTGGCCTGCGAATGCTGGGCCTTTTCTTGCTACTGCCCGTCTTTAGCATTCATGCACGGGGTTTGCCGGGCGGTGAGCATGCTCTTTGGGTTGGTTTGACCCTGGGTATTTTCAATATCGTTCAGGCCTGCTTTTATATCCCATTGGGACGTCTTTCTGACCGTATTGGGCGTAAGCCGGTGGTGCTTTGGGGTCTCTCTTTGTTCGTGGCTGGGGCACTAATTTGCGCTGCCCAAGACGATTTGCTTTGGATTGCAATTGGTCGCGGAGTTATGGGTGCAGGCGCAGTATCGGCTGCTATTTCTGCATGGGTTGCTGATCTTACGCGTGAACAGGTGCGTACTCGAGCAATGGCTTTGGTTGGAGGCAGTATCGCCCTCTCTTTTGCTCTGTCTTTGGTAATTGCAGCACCGATATATCGCCTCATTAGTCTGAGTGGAATTTTTATTGTCTTAGCAATCTTAGGTGTTGCCGCGATGCTAGTGACGCACTTTGTGTTGCCCAGTAACAAGCCTGAAGTAAATATCCAGCAAGCCTCATTAAGAGAAGTCTTTTTGCGCCCCGAATTAATGCGTCTCAATTTAGGCGTCTTCGTTCTGCATGCAACACAGGTGGCGATGTTTTTGGTTGTGCCGCGTTTGTTGGTTCAGGCCGGACTACCTCTAGCTTCGCATTGGGAAATTTATTTGCCTGTAGTGTTGTTGTCATTTTTCTTCATGGCGCCCATTTTGATTTTTGGCGAGAAGAAACAAAAATTGCGCACCATCCTTTTGCTAGCAATCGTGTTGTTATTGATTGCCGAATTTTTATTCACCAATACATCCTCAGTAATCTCAATTGCGATTGCACTCTTAATTTATTTTGTAGGCTTCAATTTATTGGAGGCCTTGCAGCCTTCCCTAGTGTCACGTTTTGCAAAAGAATCCAAAGGTACTGCACTGGGTGTTTACAACACTACCCAATCTATTGGCTTGTTTTCTGGGGCGACTGTAGGAGGCTATTTAATGGATAGCCATGGCGATTTATCGGTCTTTGTCATGGGCGCTGTACTCTTAGTATGCTGGCTTATAATTGCTTGGTCGATGGGCGAAATGCCACCGAAATCAAAAGATTCAAAGTAA
- a CDS encoding DUF3683 domain-containing protein, with protein MNAPLALNQLQDFEAGPTRLREIPYNYTSFSDREIVIRLLGEESWRVLNDLRGVRRTGRSARMLFEILGDIWVVQRNPFLQDDLLDSPNRRQQLIDALWHRLGEVKKRNNGDSAEQVEVLLNAAYRAIENFENGFKEVEQIRKRARKELGRHTASDNICFDGVSRAAHVTDATDWRVEFPLVVLKPDYESEIPGLVKACVELGLTIIPRGGGTGYTGGAIPLYAMSAVINTEKLQQIDGVKSKRLPGVEQEVSTIFTGAGVVTRRVSDAAEHAGLVFAVDPTSADASCIGGNIAMNAGGKKAVLWGTALDNLASWRMVDPQGNWLDVERLEHNLGKIHDVEKVRFRLTWSDGNSEPGQRILKTEILEVEGKRFRKEGLGKDVTDKFLAGLPGVQKEGCDGLITSATWVLHRMPKYMRTVCLEFFGQAREAIPSIVEIKAYLETLSKQGGPILAGLEHLDDRYLRAVGYSTKSKRNSLPKMVLIGDIAGDDEEAVAAATSEVVRMANLRVGEGFVAVSAEARKKFWLDRARTAAIARHTNAFKINEDVVIPLPRMGEYTDGIDRINIELSLKNKLQVLDGLEAFLKKSALPLGKNEEDYEIPTAEILGDRVQQALELIAKVRLRWSEWLAQMDTYFVQLQNYSLRASWKEEVRSELRIIFGGLAFEPILNELEAIHKNILRKRVFVALHMHAGDGNVHTNIPVNSDDYEMLQDAHRAVDRIMKLARSLDGVISGEHGIGITKLEYLTEAELKDFRSYKNRVDPEGRFNKGKLMPHADLSMAYTPSFGLMGHESIIMQQSDIGAIADSVKDCLRCGKCKPVCSTHVPRANLLYSPRDKILATSLLIEAFLYEEQTRRGVSIRHWEMFDDVAAHCTVCHKCLTPCPVKIDFGDVTMNMRNLLRKMGQQRFNPGTAASMFFLNATSPDTIHLARKTMIGWGYKLQRFGNDVLRKFAKQQTAHPPATVGKPSVKEQVIFFVNKKMPGNLPKKTARALLDIEDANYVPIIRDPKITSADSEAVFYFPGCGSERLFSQVGLATQAMLWNVGVQTVLPPGYLCCGYPQRGNGDFDKAEKMITDNRVLFHRVANTLNYLDIKTVVVSCGTCYDQLAGYQFEQIFPGCRIIDIHEYLMEKGVKLSGVTGVKYMYHDPCHSPMKLQDPLKTVNELIQLEDGKAIAKNDRCCGESGTLAVTRPDISTQVRFRKQIEMEKGANELRKGNFVGDVKVLTSCPSCLQGLSRFNADSDTTADYIVVEMAQKLLGDNWMQDYVAKANQGGIERVLV; from the coding sequence ATGAACGCACCATTGGCTTTGAACCAGTTGCAGGATTTTGAGGCGGGCCCCACCCGACTTCGCGAAATCCCCTACAACTACACCTCCTTTTCTGATCGTGAGATTGTGATCCGCCTATTAGGCGAGGAGTCATGGCGCGTTTTAAATGATTTGCGTGGAGTTCGTAGAACTGGCCGATCGGCTCGCATGTTGTTTGAAATTCTTGGTGATATTTGGGTGGTGCAACGCAACCCCTTTCTGCAAGATGACTTGTTGGATAGTCCTAATCGTCGCCAGCAATTAATTGACGCTTTGTGGCACCGCTTGGGTGAGGTGAAGAAGCGCAACAATGGTGACTCTGCTGAGCAAGTAGAAGTTTTATTGAATGCCGCTTATCGCGCCATTGAAAATTTTGAGAACGGCTTCAAGGAAGTTGAGCAAATCCGCAAGCGTGCTCGAAAAGAATTAGGCCGTCATACTGCTAGTGACAATATTTGTTTTGATGGCGTTTCTCGCGCCGCGCACGTAACTGATGCGACAGATTGGCGCGTTGAGTTTCCTCTGGTAGTTCTCAAGCCTGACTATGAATCTGAAATTCCTGGCTTGGTAAAAGCCTGTGTGGAGTTGGGTTTGACGATCATTCCGCGCGGAGGCGGCACTGGCTATACAGGTGGTGCAATTCCTTTGTATGCTATGTCCGCAGTGATCAATACCGAGAAGTTGCAACAAATTGATGGTGTCAAAAGTAAACGCTTACCAGGTGTTGAGCAGGAAGTTTCAACTATTTTTACAGGTGCTGGCGTTGTAACGCGTCGGGTATCCGATGCTGCCGAGCATGCGGGGCTTGTGTTTGCAGTCGACCCTACTTCAGCTGATGCAAGTTGTATTGGCGGTAACATCGCCATGAATGCAGGTGGAAAAAAAGCTGTTCTGTGGGGCACTGCTCTTGATAACTTAGCCAGCTGGCGCATGGTAGATCCACAAGGTAACTGGCTTGATGTAGAGCGTCTTGAGCATAACCTTGGCAAGATTCATGATGTTGAAAAGGTTCGCTTTCGGCTGACTTGGTCAGATGGAAATAGTGAGCCTGGCCAGCGCATTTTGAAGACAGAAATATTAGAGGTAGAAGGAAAGCGTTTCCGTAAAGAAGGTCTTGGTAAAGACGTTACCGATAAATTTTTAGCTGGTTTGCCTGGAGTGCAAAAAGAAGGTTGCGATGGTTTGATTACAAGCGCAACCTGGGTATTGCATCGCATGCCTAAATACATGCGTACTGTTTGCCTAGAGTTTTTCGGTCAAGCTCGTGAAGCGATCCCAAGCATTGTTGAGATCAAGGCCTACCTTGAGACATTAAGCAAACAAGGCGGCCCGATCTTGGCTGGTCTTGAGCATTTGGACGATCGTTATTTGCGCGCAGTTGGATATTCAACAAAGTCCAAGCGCAATAGCTTGCCAAAGATGGTCTTGATTGGTGATATCGCTGGTGATGACGAAGAGGCGGTTGCTGCTGCAACGAGTGAAGTGGTGCGCATGGCTAACTTGCGAGTTGGTGAAGGTTTTGTGGCAGTTAGCGCAGAGGCTCGCAAGAAGTTTTGGTTAGATCGCGCACGTACAGCAGCGATTGCTCGTCATACCAATGCATTCAAAATCAATGAAGACGTGGTGATTCCATTGCCACGTATGGGTGAGTACACCGATGGCATTGATCGAATCAATATTGAACTCTCCCTGAAAAACAAGCTTCAAGTTTTAGATGGTCTCGAAGCCTTCCTAAAGAAGAGTGCGCTGCCATTAGGAAAGAATGAAGAAGATTACGAGATTCCTACAGCAGAGATTTTGGGTGACCGTGTTCAACAGGCTTTGGAGTTAATTGCAAAAGTAAGGTTGCGCTGGTCTGAGTGGCTTGCGCAAATGGATACTTATTTTGTACAACTGCAAAACTACAGTCTGCGCGCTTCTTGGAAAGAAGAAGTGCGTTCAGAGTTGCGCATCATCTTTGGTGGCTTAGCATTTGAGCCGATTCTGAATGAATTAGAAGCCATTCATAAAAATATTTTGCGCAAAAGAGTATTCGTCGCTTTGCATATGCATGCCGGCGATGGCAATGTGCATACTAATATTCCGGTGAACTCAGATGACTACGAGATGTTGCAAGATGCGCATCGTGCCGTAGACCGCATTATGAAGTTAGCCCGATCTTTGGATGGTGTGATCTCTGGAGAGCATGGAATTGGTATTACCAAATTGGAGTACCTAACCGAAGCAGAGCTTAAAGATTTCCGTAGCTATAAGAATCGCGTGGATCCAGAAGGGCGCTTCAATAAAGGCAAGCTCATGCCACATGCTGACTTGAGTATGGCTTACACCCCTAGCTTCGGCTTGATGGGGCATGAGTCCATCATCATGCAGCAGAGTGATATTGGCGCAATTGCTGATAGCGTAAAAGATTGCTTGCGTTGTGGAAAGTGCAAACCAGTTTGCTCAACACATGTGCCACGCGCTAACTTGCTCTACAGCCCACGTGACAAGATTTTGGCTACCTCATTATTGATTGAAGCTTTCTTATATGAAGAGCAAACTCGTCGTGGCGTTTCGATTCGACATTGGGAAATGTTTGATGATGTTGCCGCGCACTGTACTGTGTGTCATAAGTGCTTAACTCCTTGTCCTGTCAAGATTGATTTTGGTGATGTCACCATGAATATGCGTAATTTATTGCGCAAGATGGGACAGCAACGTTTTAATCCTGGTACAGCAGCATCGATGTTCTTCTTGAATGCGACAAGCCCAGACACCATTCATCTAGCTCGCAAGACCATGATTGGCTGGGGTTACAAATTGCAGCGCTTTGGAAATGATGTGTTGCGCAAGTTCGCCAAACAGCAAACGGCACATCCACCAGCCACTGTTGGTAAGCCAAGTGTGAAAGAGCAAGTCATCTTTTTTGTAAATAAAAAGATGCCGGGTAATTTACCTAAGAAGACTGCGCGTGCTTTGTTGGATATCGAAGATGCGAACTATGTGCCTATCATTCGTGATCCGAAGATCACTTCTGCTGATAGTGAGGCTGTGTTCTATTTCCCTGGTTGCGGTTCTGAGCGTCTGTTTTCTCAGGTTGGCTTAGCTACTCAAGCAATGCTTTGGAACGTCGGTGTGCAAACCGTATTGCCTCCAGGTTATCTCTGCTGTGGTTATCCACAACGTGGCAATGGCGATTTTGATAAAGCCGAGAAGATGATTACTGACAATCGTGTGCTGTTTCATCGCGTTGCCAATACTCTGAATTATCTAGATATCAAAACAGTCGTAGTTTCTTGTGGAACTTGTTATGACCAGTTAGCTGGTTATCAGTTTGAGCAGATCTTCCCAGGCTGCCGCATTATTGATATCCATGAGTATCTGATGGAAAAGGGTGTGAAGCTGTCGGGTGTGACTGGTGTTAAGTACATGTATCACGATCCTTGTCATTCACCTATGAAGCTACAGGATCCTTTGAAGACGGTTAACGAACTGATTCAGTTAGAAGACGGTAAAGCGATTGCAAAGAACGATCGTTGCTGCGGCGAGTCTGGAACGTTGGCGGTCACTCGCCCGGATATCTCTACTCAAGTTCGTTTCCGCAAGCAAATAGAAATGGAAAAGGGTGCAAACGAATTACGCAAAGGTAATTTCGTGGGTGATGTGAAAGTATTGACCAGCTGCCCATCTTGCTTGCAAGGACTATCTCGATTTAATGCTGATAGCGATACCACTGCAGATTACATTGTGGTGGAAATGGCGCAAAAGTTACTTGGCGATAATTGGATGCAAGATTATGTTGCCAAGGCCAACCAAGGTGGTATTGAAAGGGTATTGGTTTAA
- a CDS encoding 5'-nucleotidase, with protein MSYTLTGKLVVAISSRALFDFEEENRIFESTDDSAYMKLQLERLATAAQTGVAFPLVKKLLAFNEAGEQRVEVVILSRNDPVSGLRVFRSAEHHGLHLERGVFTRGRPPYHYLRSLHANLFLSANEDDVRATIDAGFPAARVFPESSKIAESHPNEIRIAFDGDAVLFSDEAEQVFQNKGLEAFVDHESKKVDIPLPPGPFKPLLEALHRLQRSTSENGMRIRTALVTARSAPAHERAIRTLMAWGIDVDEAMFLGGLSKSEFLREFEPDFFFDDQTGHCQSAASVAPTGHVVSGVSNQPKNQK; from the coding sequence ATGTCGTACACGCTCACCGGAAAACTTGTCGTCGCGATTTCATCGCGCGCCTTGTTTGATTTCGAAGAAGAAAATCGCATCTTTGAATCTACCGATGACAGCGCCTATATGAAGCTTCAACTAGAGCGTCTGGCTACGGCAGCGCAGACCGGGGTAGCCTTTCCGCTTGTCAAAAAACTTCTTGCTTTTAATGAAGCAGGCGAACAACGAGTCGAGGTTGTCATCCTCTCTCGCAATGATCCCGTCAGCGGCTTGCGAGTTTTCCGATCTGCCGAACATCACGGTCTTCATCTAGAGCGCGGCGTGTTTACAAGAGGACGTCCGCCATACCATTACCTACGCTCTCTACATGCAAACCTCTTCTTATCAGCGAATGAAGATGATGTGAGAGCAACAATCGATGCTGGGTTCCCAGCAGCAAGAGTTTTCCCAGAATCCAGCAAAATTGCCGAGTCGCATCCTAATGAAATTCGGATTGCATTCGACGGAGACGCAGTACTGTTTTCGGACGAAGCGGAACAAGTTTTCCAGAACAAAGGTCTTGAAGCCTTTGTCGACCACGAAAGCAAAAAAGTAGATATCCCTTTGCCGCCCGGTCCATTCAAGCCTTTGCTAGAAGCATTACATAGACTGCAACGTTCAACTAGTGAAAATGGCATGCGCATTCGTACCGCCTTGGTAACCGCTCGCTCAGCGCCTGCGCATGAACGAGCTATCCGCACCTTAATGGCCTGGGGAATTGATGTGGATGAAGCGATGTTTTTGGGTGGTTTATCCAAGAGCGAATTTCTTCGAGAGTTTGAACCGGACTTTTTCTTTGATGATCAAACAGGTCATTGCCAATCAGCAGCATCTGTTGCTCCGACAGGGCACGTAGTATCTGGTGTCTCCAACCAGCCAAAAAACCAAAAATAA
- a CDS encoding gamma-butyrobetaine hydroxylase-like domain-containing protein has translation MIPSNVVVHQQSKVLELAYEDGQTYRLPFELLRVVSPSAEVQGHGPGQETLQTGKRDVVISSLEPVGHYALKPTFSDGHDSGLYSWEYLRFLCENQDQIWKEYLEKLAAAGLDRDAPMATTGHSHGHSCGSH, from the coding sequence ATGATTCCAAGCAATGTGGTGGTGCATCAACAATCCAAAGTATTGGAGCTTGCTTATGAAGACGGCCAAACCTATCGCTTGCCCTTTGAACTGTTGAGAGTAGTTTCACCATCGGCTGAAGTGCAGGGTCATGGGCCTGGCCAAGAAACTTTGCAGACAGGCAAGCGTGACGTTGTAATCTCTAGTCTTGAACCTGTTGGCCACTATGCCTTAAAGCCAACCTTTTCTGATGGACATGATTCTGGTTTGTACTCTTGGGAGTATCTGCGCTTCTTGTGCGAGAACCAAGATCAAATATGGAAAGAGTATTTAGAAAAATTGGCTGCTGCTGGGCTTGATCGCGACGCCCCAATGGCGACAACAGGTCATTCACATGGCCATTCTTGTGGAAGTCACTAA